TTGTTGCAACAACAAACGACATAAAGCTACACGACGGCGCTCTCCACCAGAAAGGTTTTTGATAGGTGTATCACCATCTGGAGTACGCAAAGCATCCATGGCGATTTCTAATTTGGTATCTATTTCCCAAGCTCCCAATGCATCGATTTTGTCTTGTAAAGCTGCTTGACGATCCATCAACTTGTCCATCTTATCTGGATCTGAATAGTTTTCTTCAAGACCAAATAAATCGTTAATGCTATTATATTCTGCCAAAACAGCCATAGTTTCTGCAGCACCTTCTTGAACAATTTCTAAAACAGTTTTAGAATCATCCAAAATTGGCTCTTGCTCCAAATAACCAACAGTATATCCAGGTTGAAAAACAACATCACCTTGGTAGTTTTTATCAACTCCAGCAATAATTTTTAAAAGAGAAGATTTACCTGAACCATTCAAACCTAAAATACCAATTTTGGCTCCGTAAAAGAAACTTAAATAGATATTTTTAAGAACAGGTTTGTCTGCTCCTTGATAGGTTTTACTCAATTTTTGCATTGAGAAAATTACTTTTTTATCGTCTGACATAATTTTTGTTTAAAGTTTTATTTGTTTAAAGTTGTTAAAAAAAACAACTCATGACTATTCATTTTTACACTCTTCCTTTCAAAGCGTTAAATACCCAAGCATTGGCTAAAAATCCTACTCCAACTGCAGCAAATCCCCAGCCAGAAACATCTCTGTATTTAAAAAAGCCCAACCCTATTAGTAATAATCCCATTAGTATCATTATAAAGGTTGCCCATCCTAAAATAGTATTTTTATTCATTCCCATAATTGTAGTATTTGTTTTTAGAAAGGTGCAAATATCGGGATTTTTTGTTAAATTTTTAAATTAAAATAGTTAATCCTGATACAAAATTACTGCGCTTCTGCTTGGAATGGTAATAATTTGATTTTTAATATTCAATATTCCCTTTTGATTGATAATTTCTCCATTGCAGATCATTTTCCAATTGCCTTTTATAGGCTGTTTTGAATCTTTTTCATCACCATTAAAATAGACTCTGATATTCTTCCAAGAATCTCCATTTGCATGATTTTTCAAGGTATATCCAACCAATAGTGGCGAATCTAAAGTTAGGAATTCCAAATGCTCTTGAATCATCTTTTCTGTTGGCATTTTGAAAGCTGGATGTTTTTTTCTTAAAGCAATCAAGTTTTCATAATATTGAACTAATGCTGCGTTCTCATGTTTCCAGTTCCAATCAATTTTATTGATACTGTCTGGTGCGTTGTATGAGTTTTCAACTCCCATTT
The Flavobacterium sp. 5 DNA segment above includes these coding regions:
- a CDS encoding CAL67264 family membrane protein; this translates as MGMNKNTILGWATFIMILMGLLLIGLGFFKYRDVSGWGFAAVGVGFLANAWVFNALKGRV